The Aquisalimonas asiatica genome has a window encoding:
- a CDS encoding TIGR03756 family integrating conjugative element protein, translating to MTVYRHHSHVLVAGAVLLAALAGDNTTEAQQTGADTPAHGSINTAEIISQTVSAIPNCLSWRIEGICVWLNCGITGCSIRESLRVGHYNPDLVVCAYNHLAHNPWDEIRNTLGLTQEEAAATALGVAPIPGAGTALPDTGVGDGHHHRGETGRDHDRNIRYKEADVIGHPLASLMDFVGEAVEFLCPSETEMLYPYYQSALDAVQWRYNLIEMAYPEAFTPGLREIGNWPVNTWGAVYPRGGFTTQSEDPKAGAIVAQRAGDIVTRTGQPRVYTPVEGSVSGYRVWTDPLREGDADTGQWQMHYPRSSGSCEVFGEDDRYAALAGWADDMRAASDVDQDYAWTLWRRYSCCQRRGSYITTIPLPSD from the coding sequence ATGACCGTATACCGACACCACTCGCACGTTCTCGTGGCTGGCGCTGTACTACTCGCCGCCCTGGCCGGTGACAACACCACCGAGGCGCAGCAAACCGGCGCGGACACTCCAGCCCACGGCAGCATCAACACCGCGGAGATCATCTCGCAGACCGTCTCCGCGATCCCGAACTGCCTCTCGTGGCGGATCGAGGGCATCTGCGTATGGCTGAACTGCGGCATCACCGGCTGCAGCATCCGGGAATCGCTCCGGGTCGGGCACTACAACCCGGACTTGGTCGTCTGCGCCTACAACCACCTGGCGCACAACCCCTGGGACGAGATAAGGAACACTCTGGGACTGACCCAGGAAGAAGCGGCAGCCACAGCGCTCGGCGTGGCTCCCATTCCGGGAGCTGGAACCGCCCTGCCCGACACCGGCGTTGGCGACGGCCATCACCACCGCGGTGAAACCGGACGCGACCACGACCGCAACATCCGCTACAAGGAGGCCGACGTCATCGGCCACCCGCTCGCCTCGCTCATGGACTTCGTCGGCGAGGCGGTGGAATTCCTGTGCCCGTCCGAGACGGAGATGCTCTACCCCTACTACCAGTCCGCCCTGGACGCGGTGCAATGGCGCTACAACCTGATCGAGATGGCCTACCCGGAGGCGTTCACGCCCGGGCTGCGGGAGATCGGCAACTGGCCCGTGAACACATGGGGTGCGGTGTACCCGCGGGGTGGCTTCACCACACAGTCCGAGGACCCGAAGGCCGGTGCCATCGTTGCCCAGCGCGCCGGCGACATCGTCACCCGCACCGGCCAGCCGCGGGTCTACACCCCAGTAGAAGGCTCCGTGTCCGGCTACCGCGTCTGGACCGACCCGCTCCGCGAGGGCGACGCAGACACCGGGCAGTGGCAGATGCACTACCCGCGTTCGTCGGGTTCCTGCGAGGTCTTCGGTGAAGACGACCGCTACGCGGCGCTCGCCGGCTGGGCGGACGACATGCGCGCCGCCAGCGACGTCGATCAGGACTACGCCTGGACACTCTGGCGCCGGTATTCATGCTGCCAACGCCGCGGCAGCTATATCACGACCATCCCGCTGCCATCGGACTGA